Proteins from one Danaus plexippus chromosome 2, MEX_DaPlex, whole genome shotgun sequence genomic window:
- the LOC133319895 gene encoding leucine-rich repeat-containing G-protein coupled receptor 5-like: protein MAPQRFGRRIAGCVTYNVYMVLMICLQLLTWGSGASALANCPGGCICNDDTLVVVCEESRLDVLPIALNPSIQRLIIRNNKIKTIDSSMQFYTELQHLDLSQNHLVSIPMKNFAYQRKLQELHLNHNKISSVTNTTFQGLNSLTVLNLKRNFLEELTNGVFSTLPRLEELNLGQNRISKIEPRAFAGLSALRILYLDDNELSSVPTTSFSLLGSLAELHVGLNAFSFLPDDAFAGLNRLAVLDLNGAGLFNISDFAFRGLPGLRSLNLFGNRLSVVPTQQLSSLTRLEELYIGQNDFIVLESHSFKGLKNLKLIDITGATQLKRIEKGAFEDNINLESIVLTNNKELSTIEDCTLLGLPKLRHVSLRDNAIKVLSESVFVGKELKQLDLTDNPIICNCKILWLQQLLNEKSNFSQVQCASPENLKDKYLKTLTAEDLECVLYDSRRQTIICIVGFACLAVVATLLLILYRYRKSMQEKLKDYKWNKGRKNLEYHKPISTEEDCIVRGIHPSQYPAPPHAPGLRPIPVTEL from the exons ATGGCGCCACAGAGGTTCGGGAGACGGATCGCTGGCTGTGTtacttataatgtttatatg GTCCTGATGATATGCCTCCAGCTGCTAACGTGGGGTAGCGGCGCCTCCGCTCTCGCGAACTGTCCAGGCGGCTGCATCTGTAACGACGACACACTGGTGGTGGTGTGCGAGGAGAGCAGACTAGACGTCCTTCCCATTGCCCTTAACCCATCCATACAACGGCTTATCATCcgcaacaataaaattaaaactatcgaCAGCTCCATGCAGTTTTACACGGAACTTCAACACTTGGACCTGTCTCAGAATCATCTCGTCAGCATACCAATGAAAAACTTTGCATATCAACGAAAGTTACAAGAACTCCATCTTAACCATAACAAAATATCTTCAGTCACAAACACGACATTCCAAGGACTCAATTCATTGACCGTTCTCAACCTGAAACGTAACTTTTTGGAAGAACTTACAAATGGTGTATTTTCTACACTGCCGAGACTAGAAGAATTGAACTTAGGACAAAAtagaatatcaaaaatagagCCGAGAGCATTCGCTGGATTGTCTGCTTTGAGAATTCTTTATTTGGATGACAACGAGTTGAGTTCGGTCCCAACAACATCCTTTAGTCTTCTAGGAAGTCTCGCCGAGTTACACGTTGGCCTTAAcgctttttcttttttacctGATGATGCTTTCGCGGGTCTCAATAGGCTGGCAGTATTGGACCTTAATGGAGCTGGACTCTTTAATATAAGCGACTTTGCATTTAGGGGTCTCCCAGGTTTAAGAAGCCTAAACCTTTTTGGGAACCGATTGAGTGTGGTTCCTACGCAACAGCTTTCTAGCTTGACGAGACTCGAAGAGTTATATATAGGCCAAAACGACTTTATCGTTTTAGAAAGTCACTCATTTAAAGgacttaaaaatcttaaacttATAGACATAACGGGAGCGACTCAACTTAAACGAATAGAAAAAGGCGCTTTCGAAGATAATATCAACTTGGAATCTAttgtattaacaaataataaagaattgtcCACCATAGAAGATTGTACTCTTCTAGGCTTGCCTAAATTACGACATGTATCATTGAGAGATAATGCCATAAAAGTGCTCAGTGAGAGCGTATTTGTAGGAAAAGAATTGAAACAACTCGATTTAACAGACAATCCAATCATTTGCAACTGCAAAATTCTATGGTTACAGcaattattaaatgagaagAGCAATTTTTCTCAAGTGCAATGTGCCAGTccagaaaatttaaaagacaaatatttaaaaacattgaccGCCGAGGACTTGGAATGTGTTTTATACGATAGTCGACGGCaaacaattatatgtattgtagGATTCGCGTGTCTCGCTGTTGTTGCAACactattactaatattatacagATATCGGAAGAGCATGCAGGAGAAACTCAAGGATTATAAGTGGAATAAGGGTCGTAAGAATTTAGAATACCACAAACCCATTTCCACGGAGGAAGACTGCATCGTTCGGGGCATCCACCCATCCCAGTACCCGGCGCCGCCGCACGCGCCCGGCCTCAGGCCTATCCCGGTGACGGAACTGTAG